In one Pseudomonadota bacterium genomic region, the following are encoded:
- the mtaB gene encoding tRNA (N(6)-L-threonylcarbamoyladenosine(37)-C(2))-methylthiotransferase MtaB: MKFFIHTTGCKANQWDSYIISNKLQKEGLTLCPLPYADFIIINACTLTAGAERDIKRFINRGRSINEKAKIILAGCHAQVYPDKAFGADIILGQNDKFHIERFLNKEGCFVKSTRAFPMEESIINGLPEGRTRFFFKIQDGCDKFCSYCIVPYARGKSRNRPISEIIEVMKLLKERGIKEVVLTGIEISSYKDLTTGMDLKGLLNLLEKSDTPQRIRISSIDPLYIDREFMKTIAHSKKITKSLHIPLQSGSDRILETMGRKYSKAFIMDTVEMLKKGIEDIGIGMDVMVGFPTEDEDAFLETYRLLDTIDIYYLHIFPYSVRKGAISSSMEDDVPESIKKERAHRLKKLDINKRKVFYNRFIGKKAWIIPEGKVYKGLFMRGYTDNYIPIYIPYKKGLENNLTEVTIKGIRDNMVIGEVSRQ, translated from the coding sequence ATGAAATTCTTCATACACACAACAGGTTGTAAGGCAAACCAGTGGGATTCATATATAATCTCAAACAAACTCCAGAAAGAAGGTCTTACTCTATGCCCCTTGCCCTATGCCGATTTTATCATTATAAACGCCTGTACATTAACGGCTGGAGCAGAACGGGACATAAAGAGGTTCATAAACCGGGGCAGGAGTATAAACGAAAAGGCAAAAATAATCCTCGCAGGCTGCCATGCTCAAGTCTATCCAGATAAAGCATTTGGTGCAGATATTATACTGGGGCAAAATGATAAATTTCATATCGAAAGATTCTTAAATAAAGAAGGATGTTTTGTGAAAAGTACAAGGGCATTTCCTATGGAAGAAAGTATAATTAATGGTCTTCCAGAGGGCAGAACAAGATTTTTCTTCAAGATACAGGATGGCTGTGATAAGTTTTGCAGTTATTGTATCGTCCCATATGCAAGAGGAAAATCGAGAAACAGGCCCATATCAGAGATTATAGAGGTGATGAAACTCCTGAAAGAGAGGGGCATAAAAGAGGTTGTTCTTACTGGTATTGAAATATCTTCATACAAGGATTTAACAACAGGTATGGATTTAAAGGGGCTTCTGAATTTACTTGAAAAGAGCGATACGCCACAACGGATACGGATCAGTTCAATCGACCCCCTATACATCGATAGGGAGTTCATGAAAACTATTGCACACTCCAAAAAGATTACTAAAAGCCTGCACATACCCTTACAGAGCGGATCTGATAGGATACTCGAGACAATGGGAAGGAAATATTCGAAAGCATTTATAATGGATACCGTGGAAATGCTGAAAAAGGGCATAGAGGATATCGGGATAGGCATGGATGTTATGGTAGGTTTTCCAACGGAAGATGAGGATGCATTCCTGGAAACATATAGACTCCTGGATACAATTGATATCTATTATCTCCATATTTTTCCATATTCCGTTAGAAAGGGGGCTATTTCATCATCTATGGAAGATGATGTGCCGGAATCTATAAAAAAAGAAAGGGCCCACAGGCTTAAGAAACTTGATATAAACAAAAGAAAGGTATTCTACAATCGATTCATAGGCAAGAAGGCATGGATTATCCCTGAAGGAAAAGTATATAAGGGTCTTTTTATGAGGGGGTATACTGATAATTATATTCCTATTTACATACCTTATAAAAAAGGTCTTGAAAACAATCTGACCGAGGTTACAATAAAAGGGATACGTGATAATATGGTAATAGGAGAAGTCAGCAGACAGTAA
- a CDS encoding acyl carrier protein, protein MTVVEKVKKMIVDQLGVSESEVIPEAKFIDDLGADSLDIVELIMALEDEYGIEIPDEDAEKIETVGDAIKYIEEHLAEKK, encoded by the coding sequence ATGACAGTTGTTGAAAAGGTAAAGAAGATGATAGTAGATCAGCTTGGGGTTAGTGAGTCTGAGGTAATTCCAGAAGCAAAGTTTATTGACGACCTTGGAGCGGATTCGCTTGATATTGTGGAGCTTATTATGGCACTGGAAGATGAATACGGTATTGAAATTCCTGATGAAGACGCAGAGAAAATAGAGACTGTGGGTGATGCAATAAAGTATATAGAAGAACATTTGGCTGAGAAAAAGTAG
- a CDS encoding YggT family protein codes for MFIYGNLLTSIAYVLNILLEIYLWVIIIRAILSWIRPNPYNPLVRIIYGLVDPITYRISRLFPTRIGMIDISPFILLIFIIFLQKFLIRTLFDIGMRMG; via the coding sequence ATGTTTATTTACGGGAACCTTCTTACAAGTATAGCTTATGTATTGAATATTTTACTTGAGATATACCTGTGGGTAATTATTATAAGGGCTATTCTCTCATGGATTAGACCCAATCCCTATAATCCCCTTGTCAGGATTATATATGGACTGGTAGACCCTATAACATACAGGATTTCAAGATTATTTCCCACAAGGATAGGCATGATAGATATTTCCCCATTTATACTCCTGATTTTTATTATATTCCTTCAGAAATTCCTTATCAGAACGCTTTTTGATATCGGGATGAGGATGGGATAA
- the rpmF gene encoding 50S ribosomal protein L32 — protein sequence MAVPKRKTTKSKRDKRRTHYKATPLNVVLCPNCKEPKLPHIVCPKCGMYKGKKYLEIEET from the coding sequence ATGGCTGTTCCAAAGAGAAAAACCACAAAATCTAAAAGAGACAAAAGAAGGACCCATTACAAGGCAACACCTTTAAATGTTGTTCTCTGCCCAAACTGTAAAGAACCCAAGTTACCTCATATTGTGTGTCCCAAATGCGGGATGTACAAGGGCAAAAAGTATTTGGAGATAGAGGAAACTTAA
- the fabG gene encoding 3-oxoacyl-[acyl-carrier-protein] reductase, whose protein sequence is MNGTVTIITGGSQGIGRGIAEFLADKGGDIAIFDIIDGSDVISEIIKKGGRAEFFHVDVTDFHAVEEAVEGVMRKMGRIDNLVNNAGIAIDKLLVRMKEEDWDRVIQVNLKSAFNCTRAVIKHMLKTGGNIVSISSITGIMGNAGQSNYAASKAGLIGFTKSIAKEYGERGIRANAIAPGYIKTKMTESLDDKTREEMFKAIPLKRFGKPLDVAHVVYFLLSEYGGYVTGEVINVNGGLYM, encoded by the coding sequence ATGAACGGTACTGTTACAATAATTACAGGCGGTTCTCAAGGGATAGGAAGAGGTATAGCAGAGTTTTTAGCAGATAAGGGCGGAGATATTGCAATATTCGATATTATTGATGGAAGCGATGTAATAAGTGAAATTATAAAGAAAGGCGGAAGGGCAGAGTTTTTCCATGTTGATGTAACAGATTTTCATGCTGTCGAGGAGGCTGTAGAAGGCGTTATGAGAAAGATGGGGAGAATTGATAATCTTGTAAATAACGCCGGTATTGCAATAGATAAATTGCTGGTGAGAATGAAAGAAGAAGATTGGGATAGGGTCATTCAGGTAAATTTGAAAAGTGCATTTAACTGCACAAGGGCTGTTATTAAGCATATGTTAAAAACAGGTGGCAATATAGTAAGTATCTCGTCAATTACCGGAATAATGGGCAATGCAGGTCAATCAAACTATGCTGCAAGCAAAGCGGGCCTTATTGGTTTTACAAAGAGTATTGCAAAAGAATATGGGGAAAGAGGTATAAGGGCAAATGCTATTGCCCCTGGATACATAAAGACAAAAATGACAGAATCGTTAGATGATAAAACCAGGGAAGAAATGTTTAAGGCAATCCCTTTAAAGAGGTTTGGGAAACCATTAGATGTTGCCCATGTGGTATATTTCCTTCTTTCAGAGTATGGAGGTTATGTGACTGGAGAGGTGATAAATGTTAATGGAGGTTTATATATGTAA
- the plsX gene encoding phosphate acyltransferase PlsX yields the protein MKIAVDGMGGDFAPNVVVLGAESACKKKIADVVLVGDENAIKPLINNIDGIEIVHTPVYVEMDDTPSSALRRKRDSSINKAFELLKAKDVQAVVTAGNSGAAMAFAIFTLGRLPLVDRPAIATLHPNIKGSISILLDAGGNVDCKSMHLVQFAVMGNAFARCILGIDRPRIGLLSNAEEETKGNELTREVHAIIKTLNLNYIGYVEGTDMYNGNADVVVSDGFVGNVVVKVSEGVAEILNTFLKENIRKSFRRKMGYLLLKDTFEELARKMDYSEYGGAPLLGVDGICIICHGKSNERAIKNAIALAKSFIEKNLNEAIKEGMQSYQSVERTKEK from the coding sequence GTGAAGATAGCGGTAGATGGTATGGGGGGGGATTTTGCACCCAATGTCGTGGTATTGGGAGCAGAATCTGCATGTAAAAAAAAGATAGCAGATGTAGTTCTCGTAGGTGATGAAAACGCTATAAAACCCCTGATAAATAATATAGATGGTATAGAGATTGTTCATACCCCCGTATATGTGGAGATGGACGATACTCCCTCAAGTGCCCTGAGAAGAAAAAGGGATTCTTCTATAAATAAAGCCTTTGAATTACTTAAAGCTAAAGATGTTCAGGCCGTTGTTACTGCTGGCAATTCCGGTGCAGCAATGGCCTTTGCAATCTTTACCCTGGGAAGATTGCCGCTGGTTGACAGACCGGCAATTGCAACTCTACATCCAAATATAAAGGGCAGTATATCAATACTTTTAGATGCAGGTGGCAATGTGGACTGCAAATCTATGCATCTTGTTCAATTCGCCGTCATGGGTAATGCATTCGCGCGATGCATCCTCGGGATAGATAGACCCAGGATTGGCCTTTTAAGCAATGCCGAGGAAGAAACAAAGGGGAACGAACTGACAAGGGAGGTTCATGCTATCATCAAGACATTAAACCTCAATTATATTGGTTATGTTGAGGGCACAGACATGTATAATGGGAATGCGGATGTGGTTGTTAGTGACGGTTTTGTGGGCAATGTGGTAGTGAAGGTAAGCGAAGGGGTAGCAGAAATTCTAAACACCTTTCTTAAGGAGAACATTCGCAAGAGTTTCAGGAGGAAGATGGGGTATTTACTTTTGAAAGATACCTTTGAAGAGCTTGCGAGAAAGATGGACTACTCAGAATATGGTGGAGCACCTCTTTTAGGGGTAGATGGTATCTGTATCATATGTCATGGTAAATCCAATGAAAGGGCTATAAAAAACGCAATAGCATTAGCAAAAAGTTTCATTGAGAAAAATTTAAATGAGGCTATTAAAGAGGGAATGCAAAGTTATCAATCGGTTGAGAGGACAAAGGAGAAATAG
- a CDS encoding DUF177 domain-containing protein encodes MIIKISAIEDKLVVRGNMESSQFTRTDENEFVSLSPVSYELTIKKIEDLVTVEGPISCTLTMTCVKCLDEFTLPMNVNLDIELAPRVPTPHVSELELKDNDMDVYYYEGDEIDLDPFVYDEVVLNIPMRPICKEECKGLCDVCRKNKNYEECNCNKVSDTLLGEKLKSFLT; translated from the coding sequence TTGATTATCAAAATTTCAGCGATTGAAGATAAATTAGTGGTAAGGGGCAATATGGAGAGTTCACAGTTTACAAGAACCGACGAAAATGAATTTGTTTCTCTTTCACCGGTAAGTTATGAGCTTACTATTAAAAAGATTGAAGACCTCGTAACTGTGGAAGGTCCGATTAGCTGCACACTGACCATGACCTGCGTAAAATGTCTGGATGAATTCACCTTACCAATGAATGTAAATCTTGATATAGAGCTCGCACCAAGGGTTCCCACCCCTCATGTATCTGAACTTGAACTAAAAGACAATGATATGGATGTATATTATTATGAAGGAGATGAGATAGATTTAGACCCATTTGTATATGACGAGGTAGTACTGAATATACCTATGAGACCCATTTGTAAAGAGGAATGCAAGGGACTTTGTGATGTTTGTAGAAAAAACAAAAATTACGAAGAGTGTAATTGCAATAAGGTTTCTGACACATTGCTGGGAGAAAAATTAAAATCTTTTTTAACTTAA
- the fabD gene encoding ACP S-malonyltransferase yields MKKIGIVFPGQGSQYVGMGKKLHDRFDDVKGLFNTADATLGFSITNLCFNGPEDELRQTYNTQPAVLLVSYVIWHVLKKEMDIEPYLASGHSLGEYTALLVSGFFNFEDALRITRKRGLLMEESCPKGRGGMVALIGADMKKVEPVLKEVSHNDYVAVPANLNSPEQVVLSGNIDALKESVDKLKGIGYKKAIFLNVSGPFHSPLMKEAAEKLKDELNKTLKGDMRIPVVSNVDATPGQEKDQALDKLYRQMFSPVLWEMCVRRMTKEGVEIFLEVGPQKVLTNLIKRIEPNVPCYSIEEMKDIESLKDILT; encoded by the coding sequence ATGAAAAAGATAGGCATTGTTTTCCCCGGCCAGGGTTCTCAATATGTCGGCATGGGGAAAAAGCTTCACGACCGTTTTGATGATGTGAAAGGGTTGTTCAATACAGCCGATGCAACACTTGGTTTTTCTATCACAAACCTATGTTTTAACGGGCCAGAAGATGAATTGAGGCAGACCTACAACACACAACCAGCAGTGTTGCTTGTAAGCTACGTTATCTGGCATGTATTAAAAAAAGAAATGGACATTGAACCATATCTCGCTTCAGGACATAGCCTCGGCGAATACACTGCACTGCTTGTAAGCGGCTTTTTTAATTTTGAAGATGCACTAAGGATCACAAGAAAAAGAGGGTTGCTCATGGAAGAATCGTGCCCAAAGGGCAGAGGTGGTATGGTAGCACTAATCGGAGCAGATATGAAAAAGGTGGAACCTGTTTTAAAAGAGGTGTCTCACAATGATTATGTTGCTGTTCCTGCAAATTTAAACTCCCCTGAACAGGTCGTTTTATCAGGCAATATTGATGCATTAAAGGAAAGTGTGGATAAGCTAAAGGGTATAGGATATAAAAAGGCTATCTTTTTAAATGTTTCAGGCCCGTTTCATAGTCCTCTTATGAAAGAGGCAGCAGAAAAATTGAAGGACGAGTTGAATAAGACTCTAAAAGGAGATATGCGTATACCTGTTGTATCGAATGTGGACGCGACCCCGGGGCAAGAAAAGGATCAGGCCCTTGATAAACTTTACAGACAGATGTTTTCGCCTGTTTTGTGGGAAATGTGTGTCAGGAGAATGACAAAAGAGGGTGTGGAGATATTCCTTGAAGTTGGTCCACAAAAGGTGCTTACGAACCTGATAAAGAGGATAGAACCTAATGTCCCGTGCTACAGTATAGAAGAGATGAAAGACATTGAATCATTAAAGGATATTCTGACATGA
- a CDS encoding acyl-CoA dehydrogenase family protein, translating to MDYFITEDQKHIQALARRIAEERIVPIRAELDENEEFPWGIMKICAETGLFGVSIPEAYGGMGGGCFENCIVVEELSRACLGVSVSYAASLLGAHPILLGGSEELKKKYLTDIASGKRLAAFALTEPNAGSDAQGIRTEAKKLGDEYILNGTKQWITNGGEAEIYTVIAKTDRSKGGRGATAFILEKGMEGFSFGKKEKKLGIRASATRELIFQDCKVPKKNVIGREGMGFILAMRTFDRTRPGIGAQAVGVAQGALEAAINYAREREQFEKKIISFQAIQHMLADMATQIEAARALVYAVARYVDSGGKDFSKVSAMSKVFPSDTAMKVTIDAIQILGGYGYMRDYPVEKMMRDAKILQIYEGTNQIQRNVIALELVREAASKRR from the coding sequence ATGGACTATTTTATTACAGAAGACCAGAAACACATTCAGGCACTGGCTCGCAGGATTGCAGAGGAAAGGATAGTCCCGATCAGGGCAGAGCTTGATGAAAATGAGGAATTCCCCTGGGGTATAATGAAAATATGTGCAGAGACAGGCCTTTTTGGTGTGAGCATACCCGAAGCATACGGAGGAATGGGCGGGGGATGCTTTGAAAACTGTATAGTTGTTGAGGAATTAAGCAGGGCATGTCTTGGTGTTTCTGTGAGTTATGCGGCAAGTCTTCTCGGGGCACATCCTATCTTACTCGGCGGTTCAGAAGAACTGAAGAAAAAATACCTTACCGATATAGCGAGCGGCAAAAGACTTGCAGCCTTTGCCCTTACTGAACCAAACGCCGGCAGTGATGCTCAGGGTATCAGGACAGAGGCCAAAAAATTGGGTGATGAATACATTCTGAATGGCACAAAACAATGGATTACAAATGGTGGCGAGGCTGAAATATATACTGTGATTGCAAAGACTGACAGGAGTAAGGGCGGAAGGGGTGCAACAGCGTTCATATTAGAAAAAGGGATGGAGGGCTTTTCCTTTGGCAAAAAGGAGAAAAAGCTTGGTATTAGAGCTTCTGCAACAAGGGAGCTCATATTTCAGGATTGCAAAGTTCCCAAAAAAAATGTTATAGGTAGAGAAGGCATGGGTTTTATTTTAGCCATGAGGACCTTCGACAGGACAAGGCCGGGTATTGGTGCTCAGGCAGTGGGAGTGGCCCAGGGTGCTCTTGAGGCTGCCATTAACTATGCAAGGGAAAGGGAACAGTTTGAAAAGAAGATTATCTCTTTTCAAGCAATACAACACATGCTTGCAGATATGGCAACGCAGATTGAGGCTGCCCGTGCCCTTGTCTATGCAGTAGCCCGCTATGTAGACAGTGGTGGAAAAGATTTTTCCAAGGTTTCTGCCATGAGCAAGGTATTTCCTAGTGATACGGCCATGAAGGTGACCATTGATGCAATCCAGATTCTGGGAGGATATGGATATATGAGGGATTATCCTGTGGAAAAGATGATGAGGGATGCAAAGATACTCCAGATATATGAAGGAACAAACCAGATTCAGAGAAATGTCATTGCCCTTGAGCTCGTCAGGGAAGCTGCATCGAAGAGGAGATAA
- the nifS gene encoding cysteine desulfurase NifS, producing the protein MKKVYFDNNATTPIHPEAAHFVKPFFNELFGNPSSLHWAGREARVYFEKAREQVAGIIHAEIGEVVFTSSGTESDNHAIKGVAYAKRDKGNHIITTKVEHPAVLNTCKYLESKGFDVTYLPVDGNGQIDLEDLKRAIRRNTILISVMYANNETGTLLPIKEIGEIAKDSNIIIHSDMVQAMGKIDIDMNFLNVDLASFSGHKVYAPKGVGAIYIREGLEIDNLIHGGHQEASRRAGTENVIGIVAFGKACQIVKSEMKEDNRRIENLRKRLLEGIMEKVEHVRLNGHPSNRLPNTLNLSFEYVEAESLLIALDLNGIAVSSGSACSSGSTEPSHVLLAMGIPSEACQSAVRLSLGRENTEEDVNYALSVIPGVVNRLREMSPFYKK; encoded by the coding sequence ATGAAAAAGGTATATTTCGACAATAATGCCACTACCCCGATTCACCCGGAAGCAGCACATTTTGTAAAGCCTTTTTTTAATGAACTCTTTGGTAATCCATCAAGCCTCCACTGGGCAGGAAGAGAGGCGAGGGTTTATTTTGAGAAGGCACGGGAACAGGTAGCGGGTATAATTCATGCAGAGATAGGAGAGGTTGTCTTTACGAGTTCCGGAACAGAAAGCGATAACCATGCAATAAAAGGTGTAGCCTATGCAAAAAGGGACAAAGGGAATCATATCATAACAACAAAGGTTGAACACCCGGCAGTGTTAAACACATGTAAATATCTTGAGAGTAAAGGGTTCGATGTTACCTATCTTCCCGTTGATGGTAATGGACAGATAGACCTTGAAGATTTAAAGAGGGCGATAAGAAGGAACACTATCCTTATTTCTGTCATGTATGCAAATAACGAAACAGGCACCCTTTTACCGATAAAGGAAATCGGGGAGATAGCAAAAGATTCTAACATTATTATTCACTCAGATATGGTGCAGGCCATGGGGAAGATAGACATTGACATGAACTTTCTGAATGTGGACCTGGCAAGTTTCTCAGGTCATAAGGTGTATGCACCGAAGGGTGTGGGAGCCATCTATATAAGAGAGGGGTTAGAAATAGATAACCTGATTCATGGAGGTCATCAGGAGGCGTCGAGAAGAGCAGGAACAGAAAACGTGATCGGGATAGTAGCCTTTGGCAAGGCCTGTCAAATAGTAAAGTCTGAAATGAAAGAGGATAACAGACGGATTGAAAATTTGAGAAAAAGATTGCTCGAAGGCATTATGGAAAAGGTCGAGCATGTGAGGCTAAACGGACATCCATCGAACAGATTGCCAAACACATTGAATCTGAGTTTTGAATACGTAGAAGCTGAATCATTACTCATTGCCCTTGATTTGAATGGAATTGCAGTTTCTTCAGGTTCTGCCTGCTCATCAGGTTCAACAGAACCTTCCCATGTGCTCCTTGCTATGGGTATCCCGTCAGAGGCATGTCAGAGCGCAGTAAGGTTAAGCCTGGGAAGGGAAAACACCGAAGAAGATGTTAATTATGCACTCTCTGTTATACCAGGCGTTGTAAATAGGCTCAGAGAAATGTCACCGTTCTACAAGAAATAG
- the fabF gene encoding beta-ketoacyl-ACP synthase II has translation MKRRVVVTGVGLVTPLGIGIDNVWDNILNGKSGISAITRFDTSQFETKFAGEIKGFNPEDYISHKEVKKMDLFIHYALGATKIAMDDAGLDMSREDAERVGVIVGTGLGGLPTLEKYHSVLLERGPGRITPFFIPMLIANEAPGHIAIQYGIKGPNLCIVTACATGAHSIGDAYRVIQYGDADVMLAGGCEANLTPLTVGGFNAMKALSRRNDEPEKASRPFERDRDGFVVAEGAGIIILEELEHALKRGTKIYAEIVGYGYNSDAYHISAPCPDGDGFIRCMRMALKDAQLSTEDVDYINAHGTSTELNDRVETIAVKEVFKERAYKIPVSSTKSMTGHLLGAAGAIEAIFTILSIRDQICPPTINYENPDPECNLDYVPNKARSHKINVAMSNAFGFGGTNCTLVFRRFRS, from the coding sequence TTGAAGAGAAGGGTCGTTGTCACCGGTGTTGGTCTTGTTACACCTCTTGGTATAGGAATAGACAATGTATGGGATAACATACTGAATGGTAAATCGGGTATTTCGGCGATAACAAGGTTTGATACATCCCAGTTCGAAACAAAGTTCGCAGGTGAGATTAAAGGGTTTAACCCCGAAGATTACATATCTCACAAAGAGGTCAAAAAGATGGATCTTTTTATCCATTATGCCCTCGGCGCTACAAAGATTGCAATGGACGATGCAGGTCTCGATATGTCGAGGGAAGATGCCGAGAGGGTAGGAGTAATTGTCGGAACCGGGCTTGGCGGACTCCCAACACTTGAAAAATACCACAGTGTCCTTCTGGAAAGGGGACCTGGCAGGATAACACCTTTTTTTATCCCCATGCTTATAGCCAATGAAGCGCCGGGTCATATAGCCATTCAATATGGGATTAAAGGGCCCAATCTATGTATTGTAACCGCCTGTGCTACGGGAGCACATTCCATTGGAGATGCATATAGGGTCATCCAGTATGGTGATGCAGATGTAATGTTGGCAGGAGGATGCGAAGCAAACCTGACCCCCCTTACCGTTGGTGGTTTTAATGCAATGAAAGCGCTTTCCAGAAGAAACGATGAGCCTGAGAAAGCCTCCAGGCCTTTCGAGAGGGATAGAGATGGGTTTGTTGTGGCAGAAGGGGCCGGGATAATCATCCTGGAAGAACTCGAGCATGCACTCAAAAGGGGTACGAAGATCTATGCAGAGATAGTAGGTTATGGGTACAATAGTGATGCATATCACATTAGTGCGCCCTGCCCGGATGGGGATGGCTTTATACGGTGCATGAGAATGGCACTAAAGGATGCCCAATTATCAACAGAAGATGTGGATTACATCAATGCTCATGGGACATCTACTGAACTGAATGATCGTGTTGAGACAATTGCTGTAAAGGAAGTTTTTAAAGAACGGGCCTACAAGATACCTGTAAGTTCAACAAAATCCATGACAGGTCATCTATTAGGGGCAGCAGGTGCGATAGAAGCCATATTTACCATCCTGAGTATAAGGGATCAAATCTGCCCCCCAACGATCAACTATGAAAACCCTGACCCCGAATGTAACCTTGATTATGTGCCCAATAAAGCACGGAGCCACAAAATAAATGTTGCAATGTCAAATGCTTTTGGATTTGGAGGAACAAATTGTACACTTGTATTCAGGAGATTCAGATCTTGA
- a CDS encoding DUF167 domain-containing protein, translating into MNIEIRVITNAKKKEIKREDSGWKVKLTSLPRGGKANEELIEYLASLFSVKKSEIKILRGKKDKKKLVFIPVDEETLNAFLKEKARVTTS; encoded by the coding sequence ATGAATATCGAGATAAGGGTCATAACAAACGCAAAAAAGAAAGAGATAAAGAGAGAAGATTCCGGGTGGAAAGTGAAACTCACATCTCTGCCCCGGGGCGGTAAAGCAAATGAAGAACTTATTGAATACCTTGCAAGTCTATTTTCTGTCAAAAAGTCTGAAATAAAGATTTTAAGGGGAAAAAAGGATAAGAAAAAGTTGGTTTTCATACCTGTTGATGAGGAGACATTAAATGCTTTTTTGAAAGAAAAGGCAAGGGTTACAACAAGTTAA
- the rpiB gene encoding ribose 5-phosphate isomerase B, with amino-acid sequence MKIAIGSDHVGYELKEYLKQKLKEKDYHLIDAGTETDASVDYPDFGIKVAKLVSDGEVERGILICGTGVGMSITANKVRGIRAALVYDLYTAIQSRKHIDANILVLGGRVTGKGLAEEIVKVWLDTPFDGGRHKRRIEKIEQWENKHLN; translated from the coding sequence TTGAAGATCGCTATTGGATCAGACCACGTAGGGTATGAATTAAAGGAATACTTGAAGCAGAAATTAAAAGAAAAAGATTACCATTTAATTGATGCCGGAACAGAAACCGATGCATCAGTAGATTACCCGGATTTTGGCATAAAGGTGGCAAAACTTGTATCAGATGGGGAAGTAGAAAGAGGCATTCTTATCTGTGGAACAGGTGTAGGCATGAGTATCACGGCAAATAAGGTTAGAGGCATAAGGGCAGCACTTGTATATGACCTCTATACTGCCATACAGAGCAGAAAACATATTGATGCAAACATTCTTGTACTTGGAGGCAGAGTAACAGGAAAAGGGCTTGCAGAAGAGATTGTTAAGGTCTGGCTTGATACTCCATTCGACGGGGGAAGACACAAGAGAAGGATAGAAAAAATAGAACAGTGGGAAAACAAACATTTAAATTAA